From Phaenicophaeus curvirostris isolate KB17595 chromosome 2, BPBGC_Pcur_1.0, whole genome shotgun sequence:
cttctccaggcaacctctACCAGTAtgtcaccaccctcacaagaaaacatttcttcctaagatctcatctcaacctccactctttcagctgaaaaccatccctCCTCATCCTTACTCTTTGGGAAGGAATGCCTGAACACCTGGTTTTGGTATTTCTGACTGTCCCATTACTTGCATCGCTTCTGCACTTGCAGGTATGATTTTATCTCCTGTTAGGGTTGGTCCTTGCAACCCCTGCTCGTGGGGACGGCTCCTGTCATTTCAGCTGTTCTGTGACAAGAGTAAAAATACTCCTCACATGAGGAAGGTTACTGGAGGGGGGGGTCTTAATCCTCTTGCGTAGCTTAGAGCTTAGTGGACTTAAACATCCTAAGATGCTAAGAAACTTGAATAACAACACTTTGTACCTCCAGGCCGTTACACGATGTTTGCGTATTCCCAAATGTCCCTTTCTGTCTCCTGGCtggttttgtatctttttttgtatttaagtgATAGAAAAAATTTAAAGCTAACCCCAGATTTTTAACAGGTGGCCACCAGTGGTTTGCAAATGTGGACCTGGTGTAGGTTCATGCTTCAAATCCTTTAAACTGACTTTTTCAGAGCAATGAATCTTCAGTAGCCACAGGaggtttttccattttgaaaactgGGCTTGGGCTGTGGACCCATCAGACTTGAAATCAGCACCAAGATCTGAAAGCTTACACAAGAAGCTCAAAATTTCAAGCTATAATTACATCCACATGGATCCTTGCCTACATGTTATCCCTCTGTCATTCTTGCCAGTTGATCTGAAACATGTTAATGTAGCCTTCAGCTGAACAGTTTACTGGCTTAGAGGTGGATGTTAGGAATAATACCCTTCTTGGTCCCAGCCTGCCTTCTCACAGTTATttagagttgggcttgtttagcctagagagaaggctccatggaggctttctagcagccttccagcctttccaggctgcaggaaagctggggatgggccctttatcagggagtgcagggataggatgagggggaacagtttcaagctgaaagaggggtgattgaggtgagatcttgggaagaaatgttttcctgtgagggtggtgatgTAGTGGTaggggttgcccagagaagtcatggctgccccatccctggaggtgctcaaagccacattggatgaagctttgagcaacctgatccagtgggaggtgtctctccCCATCacagggaggtggaactggatggtctctgaggtcccttccaacccaaaccattccatgtttGTAACCTGAAGGTTACTTCAGAGCTTTTACAAATTGAATGTGGATGTCCTTAGCCCCATGCAAATAAGAGGAGTTCTGTGCCATGAAACCGACTCGGAATTTTCCCTGGGGCACCTGTCACAATGGATGTGTCAGTGCAAAGCTTGAGCAAGCCATGGAAAATTAAATCTTCCCTGTATTCAAACTGGCAGTTTATGGAAATCTGGGGTAAGACAATAAAATAGAAAGGAATATTccgattggaagagacctacaatGATCTTCTAGTCCAAGGGCAATGTTATCTTTGCTCAGCCATCTGTTCTGCACACAAGCAATGCACTTCTCTGGGAAATCTCTTAACAACATTAAATTCCCATCACAAATTTAGAAAGCCAACGTAGTGCTGTAGTTCTGCTTCCTTACCCTAAAGTGGAGTTTCTTACCTTGCTTGATTAAGTGCAGGATCGCTGCTGGCTGTTACAGGAGCTGGTAGACGAAACTGGACTCCTGGTCGGCGGTCAGAGAAACTTCTCCTCACAAACGGCTGAGGACTGGAGGCACTCAGAGACAGTTTTCTGGCCCGATCTCCGGGCTGCCGGAAAAGCAGGTTGCTCTTTTGGGAAAGCAGTGAAGCTTCAGGCTGGCTGGTCACCTCTGCAACAGGTTTGGTGGGTACCAGTGGAGACCTGGCTTCAAATAAGGAAGAGCTGGCTGGGCAGAATATCGATCGTAAGTTGCTGCTCCTCTTGGAGGAGGAGAGCGGGTGCTCGCCTCCAGCATCCAGCCCAGCACTTGACCCTTTGTAGAGGCGAGACGGGgaggctggtggagaagggGCAATGGGGAGCGGAGGGGGGCTTGCATCTCGACGATAGGCTGGGGAGCCCAGCAGCTGGTACGGTGTTGGAGAGCTTTGCTTGTGCCCCGCAGGAGGGCTGACTGGTTTTCGGTGAGGTGGTGGAGAGGGCATCTTCTTCTGCAAGGGTGGAGTGGGCACCCTGGGACTTGTGGGGGGGCTGGGTTTCCTCTGCATGGTGGGTGAGCTTGGCTGTGGGTTACTAAAAGGCTGAAGAGAGCGTCTGTGGTGCATTGGGGGGCTGACAAGCTTTTTCTCcactggtggagaaggaggaggagttCTTGTTGGGGAGACTTTCCTGGCAAATGCTGAGCCTTTCTCATTTCTCCTGAGCGAATCGGGAGAACCACGCTTCTGGTATTGCACTGATGTCACAGGTGAACTGGGCTCTTTGCTCtcggagctgctgctgtgtggtTTTGAAACCCCACTGGGATTTTGAAGAGGAATAATTTTATGGGTTTGCTTGTACAAATCCGCAGCCTCTTTTCTCTGGGTGGCCAGTATTTCCTCCTGGCTAGGGATGCGCACGTTGGTAGGGTTCAGCTCCAGAGAGTAATTCTGcagtttctcatccaccaaTCCATTATTCCTTAGACATTTATTAGTGATTGCACCAGGGCCACTGGTATTTTTATTTGGTAGTAAGTCAATGGACTGAAGGGAGGCTTTCATTTTTGGTGAAACTTGTGCTCTTTTAGTAGTGTGAAATTCTGTTTTGGTGGGCTTTTTGGCATCTTCTGAAGAGCGTCTTTCTGTTCTTGCAGTTTCTTCAGGCTCAGATGAGTCAAAAGAAGCGTCCATTAACATTtcaggtggtggtggtggtagattctcaatgtcttcatcagtCTCTTCCTTTGCGTCCTTCTTGCTTAATTCTGCAGCTGGTTCAGGAGGAGAGGCATTTGGAAAGCTAGAAGAAGGGTTTTCATCTTCTACTGGTGAGATACGATTCTTAACATTCAAATGTGGCAGGCCCCTGTGAAAGGGAATAGCAGGTGGAATGACTGGAAGTCCAAATTTTCTGATGCACTTTATTGGTCCTAAGGATCTTAAAGATGCATCTTTTACAAGATCGTCAGCAGGACTGAAAGTTTCAATCAGCTTTTTGACAGACTGTCGGGGGGCACAGCTGCTGCCACTGAGATTCTGTGTCGCAGGAGGCTCCTTTCCTTTGCTTCCTGATGTCTCCTGGGTAGGCACAGTAGCTCTTAAAGGCTTCCTGCCTCTCTTCTCATCCAGCTGACTGGCAGGATTTTGGTCAGCCTTGAACAAAGGGACTTTATCCTGGTTGGGCAGGATACTGAAGTTCTTTGAGAGGCACGCCTTCAGTTTGCTAGAAGACCTCGTTGCAACTTGCTCACTCGCTAAATAAGGTGCTGTTCTTGATTTCCAAGGCTCTGGGTTGTCATCTGTATCCTTTTTCCCATAAAACATTTCCAGCCTCTTGCCGAGTTCTTTCTGAGTTCTCTGTAGCTCTAGGAGGGTTGGGTCTTCCGCCTGGCTTCTGAGAGACTCCTCTGACCTGGACCGTTGTTGTTTCCTGAAGTTTTTCTGGCAGCCTGTTGCTGTGCTGGGCCTCGTCGT
This genomic window contains:
- the PCARE gene encoding photoreceptor cilium actin regulator, whose amino-acid sequence is MGCTPSHSDFANTIARSGLKALNKPKSILRIDPGDKGIPLLVKGSACYSIDEYNQYGIQRKDYPAEKEEQDRNDSLQLSSKAHLDPQISKEDRKIERAATDAEAVMSQLIESQKHITETIQIKKQSSCESEALAFIWDDKNEGNPKQIPKKGKKQKNKLAKQGRPSKIKEKSILPPCEAEKKVDFPELLVKAHQSAYAYLNPNLSKYEAILHVANQATQTQLFLQQMVSFLVLCFDEINQLLEEIANDGESLLKDIGGNLAWPAEKGDLKEHPDLLQQLLQYTVNKMQLLSRTLASLTSDALQETCSYLQSAASNLEGKLKAKQSFDERLLRMVRLLEASTVGSSQSHGDDRTLCSEDSGIGVDNESLKEFSALNQHGGQASCDFCAHGHLSQKHSRTMDHVHDTTKSPGTPATHDYALERRFKGMFYSSMQSREAASQARVPEGISTMPQCASRYYNSFQSDSTQESEHFKICESTDFPDDDDDDDDEEESTLGEDDDNTSLSDMWKDALPRRMSLPTVTDNTQRQFIKRTENAETEEIILKMKDAISEKIKFVPAKSGHKEWIEDEGGRAVQTTRPSTATGCQKNFRKQQRSRSEESLRSQAEDPTLLELQRTQKELGKRLEMFYGKKDTDDNPEPWKSRTAPYLASEQVATRSSSKLKACLSKNFSILPNQDKVPLFKADQNPASQLDEKRGRKPLRATVPTQETSGSKGKEPPATQNLSGSSCAPRQSVKKLIETFSPADDLVKDASLRSLGPIKCIRKFGLPVIPPAIPFHRGLPHLNVKNRISPVEDENPSSSFPNASPPEPAAELSKKDAKEETDEDIENLPPPPPEMLMDASFDSSEPEETARTERRSSEDAKKPTKTEFHTTKRAQVSPKMKASLQSIDLLPNKNTSGPGAITNKCLRNNGLVDEKLQNYSLELNPTNVRIPSQEEILATQRKEAADLYKQTHKIIPLQNPSGVSKPHSSSSESKEPSSPVTSVQYQKRGSPDSLRRNEKGSAFARKVSPTRTPPPSPPVEKKLVSPPMHHRRSLQPFSNPQPSSPTMQRKPSPPTSPRVPTPPLQKKMPSPPPHRKPVSPPAGHKQSSPTPYQLLGSPAYRRDASPPPLPIAPSPPASPSRLYKGSSAGLDAGGEHPLSSSKRSSNLRSIFCPASSSLFEARSPLVPTKPVAEVTSQPEASLLSQKSNLLFRQPGDRARKLSLSASSPQPFVRRSFSDRRPGVQFRLPAPVTASSDPALNQASMEESPRKAGDSWNSLYVPEIKDTSRSASHPELYVVGQGLQKD